Proteins encoded within one genomic window of Scomber japonicus isolate fScoJap1 chromosome 16, fScoJap1.pri, whole genome shotgun sequence:
- the dio3a gene encoding iodothyronine deiodinase 3a: MNIVKAIKNAIVCLVLLPRFLVAAVMFWLLDFLCIRKRVFFRMKEQEGDAIDPPVCISDSNRLFSLESLKAVWHGHKLDFLKAAHLGHRAPNTEVVQLKDQRRSRILDYAKDKRPLILNFGSCTUPPFMARLKAFQGVVQQNADIADSLVLYIEEAHPSDGWMSTDAPYQIPKHRCLEDRLKAAQLMHLEVPGCIVVVDSMENSSNAAYGAYFDRLYILQEGKIVYQGGRGPEGYRIQELRDWLEQYRERLGKPNNLVINV, from the coding sequence ATGAATATTGTTAAGGCAATTAAAAATGCAATAGTTTGTCTGGTCCTGCTGCCCCGTTTTCTGGTGGCAGCTGTCATGTTTTGGCTGCTGGACTTTTTATGCATACGGAAAAGGGTTTTTTTCAGGATGAAGGAGCAGGAGGGCGATGCTATCGATCCTCCTGTGTGCATATCCGACTCCAATCGTCTCTTCAGTTTAGAGTCCCTCAAGGCAGTCTGGCACGGCCATAAACTGGACTTTCTGAAAGCAGCGCATCTCGGACACAGAGCGCCCAACACCGAAGTGGTTCAGCTAAAGGATCAGCGGCGCAGTCGCATCCTCGATTACGCAAAGGACAAGAGACCGCTCATCCTCAACTTTGGCAGCTGCACCTGACCACCGTTCATGGCGCGTCTGAAGGCTTTCCAGGGGGTTGTGCAGCAGAATGCAGACATAGCAGACTCTTTAGTTTTGTACATCGAAGAAGCACACCCCTCCGACGGCTGGATGAGCACTGACGCGCCCTACCAGATCCCCAAGCACCGGTGCCTAGAGGACCGGCTGAAAGCTGCGCAACTGATGCATCTGGAGGTGCCCGGTTGCATCGTTGTGGTCGACAGCATGGAAAACTCCTCCAACGCTGCGTACGGAGCTTATTTCGACAGACTTTATATACTGCAGGAGGGAAAGATAGTTTACCAGGGTGGCAGAGGACCTGAGGGGTATCGGATCCAAGAGCTCAGAGACTGGCTAGAGCAATACAGAGAAAGGCTGGGAAAACCCAATAATCTAGTCATCAATGTGTAG
- the LOC128375554 gene encoding protein delta homolog 1, which produces MHLTAVVLILVVTGIAKGWECNAGCNTENGFCEKPGKCRCKPGWQGDNCDRCVPFPGCLHGSCEKAWQCNCEEGWVGSLCDKDTRLCSSRPCAGNATCIETGEGGYLCICPHGYAGENCHLKRGLCLTNGSPCQNGGTCTDTDGSAADSSCQCPSGYAGDFCEISVDSCKPNPCLNGGNCTNHSLAFACICPHGFTGFTCNDTTSLSPCAGRPCANGATCVGQPDGTFRCVCQKWFTGPTCSLQHRPKARSKPVGARPAEHRVFALTPQHYSLPAHAFHKLLRPPERDLLKITLKETVHSPGVLVTHGQLICFGMLALLTCLVILGTTGIVFFGRCETWLANAKYSQLVRQQREHLLREAGSASQDEPEHSVNIILPEKIRLTSFGRHYTSI; this is translated from the exons ATGCATCTCACAGCGGTGGTCTTAATTCTGGTCGTGACGGGCATCGCCAAAG gTTGGGAATGCAACGCAGGGTGTAACACAGAAAATGGGTTTTGTGAGAAGCCAGGGAAGTGCAG GTGCAAACCAGGGTGGCAAGGAGACAACTGCGACCGGTGCGTTCCTTTCCCTGGCTGCCTGCACGGCTCATGTGAAAAAGCCTGGCAGTGTAACTGCGAGGAGGGCTGGGTGGGTAGCCTGTGTGACAAAG ATACTCGGCTGTGCTCATCCAGGCCTTGTGCTGGTAATGCCACCTGCATAGAGACGGGAGAAGGGGGATACCTGTGCATCTGTCCCCATGGCTACGCTGGTGAAAACTGCCACCTGAAGAGAGGACTATGTCTCACAAACGG CTCTCCTTGTCAGAACGGAGGCACATGTACAGATACGGATGGCTCAGCAGCTGATTCTTCCTGTCAATGTCCCTCTGGATATGCTGGAGACTTCTGTGAAATCAGTGTTGACAGCTGCAAACCTAACCCCTGCCTAAACGGTGGCAACTGTACAAACCACAGTCTGGCCTTCGCGTGTATCTGTCCACACGGCTTCACTGGTTTCACTTGTAATGACACCACCAGCCTCTCTCCTTGCGCCGGAAGGCCATGTGCCAATGGAGCCACGTGTGTCGGTCAACCTGATGGAACGTTCAGGTGTGTTTGCCAGAAATGGTTTACAGGTCCCACGTGTTCGCTACAACACAGACCGAAGGCCAGGTCCAAACCGGTTGGTGCCAGACCTGCAGAACACAGAGTGTTCGCGCTGACCCCGCAGCACTACTCTCTCCCTGCTCACGCCTTCCACAAGCTCCTCAGACCACCAGAGAGAGACCTGCTCAAGATAACTCTGAAGGAGACCGTACACTCCCCTGGTGTGCTGGTCACCCACGGTCAGCTCATCTGCTTCGGCATGCTGGCCTTGCTAACCTGCCTTGTCATCCTGGGCACTACAGGCATTGTGTTTTTTGGCCGGTGTGAGACGTGGCTGGCTAATGCAAAGTACAGCCAGCTTGTTCGGCAGCAAAGGGAACACCTGCTGAGAGAGGCAGGAAGTGCAAGCCAGGACGAGCCAGAGCATTCAGTAAACATCATTCTGCCAGAGAAAATTAGGCTCACCAGCTTTGGGAGACACTACACCTCCATCTGA